The segment ATCCTGGAATCATCGATTCGGATACCAATCCCATCCGGAATCTTGTATGTGAGTTTTCCCTTCCCTCCTTCCACATGGACGAGTCCCTCTTTCGTTCTCACCTTGATGCCGACAGGAATATCTATCGGTCTCTTTCCTATTCTGGACATGTTACAAACTCCTCCCGAACGATTACCATACGTTGCAGAGGATCTCTCCCCCATACCCTTTGGCTCTGGATTGTTTGCCTGTCATCAACCCCCTGGATGTCGAAACGATGGTGATGCCGTAACCGCCTAAGACCCTGGGGACATCATCCTTTCCGAAGTAGACTCTTCTTCCAGGACGGCTGATCCTCTCGATGCCTGATATGACCGGCTTCCCATCGGAGAAGTACTTCAGGAAGACTTCGATGAGTCCCTGTTTCCCATCATCCACGATCTTAAAATTCTCAATATACCCCTCTTCCTTCAGGATCTTGACGATTTCGATCTTCATCTTCGATGAAGGAATGACAACCTTCTCATGCCTCGCTTTGAGACCGTTTCTGATCCTCGTTAAAAGGTCTGCTATAGGATCTGTCATTGTCATGTTGCTTCACCTTCTAAAGATTTAACACAATCTACCAGCTCGATTTGATAACTCCCGGAAGGGCACCTTCCAGGGCGAGCTTCCGAAAACAAATCCTGCAGATCTGGAATTTTCTAAGATAACCGCGCGGGCGGCCGCAGATCTTACAGCGATTGTACTTTCTCACCTTGAATTTCGGCTTCTTCTGCTGCTTTGCTATCATTGCTGTTGTGGCCAACGGATACCTCCTAATTCCCCTTACGCTTTCCTGAACGGCATGCCGAGTTGCTGGAGAAGTGCTTTGGCCTCTTCATCGGTCTTTGCCGTCGTCACTATTGAGACGTTCATCCCCTTCGCCTTGGAGACCTTGCCGTAGCTGATTTCGGGAAAGATGAGCTGATCTTTCAATCCCAACGTGTAGTTCCCCCTTCCGTCGAAGGCCTTCGTGGATGTCCCCCTGAAGTCCCTGACCCTGGGGAGGGCGAGATTGACGAGCCTGTCAAAGAACTCGTACATCCTGTCGCCGCGCAGCGTCACCATGCAGGCGATGGGCATTCCTACCCTCAACTTGAAATTAGCAATCGATTTCCTGGCCCTCTTCAGGCATGGCTTCTGGCCGACGATGAGCGCCACCTCTTCCATTGCTCCGTCCAGCACCTTAATGTCCTGGATGGCCTCTCCGACGCCCATGTTAATGACGATCTTCGAGAGATGCGGCACGGCCATGACGTTCGTGTAGCCGAACTGCTTCTTAAGGGCCGGTACTACTTCCTTAAAATATAATTCCTTCAATCTTGCCATAACTATTTACCAATCATTCCACCGCATTTGCGGCAAATCCTGATCTTCTTTCCGTCATCGAGAATGCGATGCCCTACCCGAACGACTTTTCCGCACTCCGAGCAGATGACCATAAGATTCGAAATATGGATCGGACCTTCTTTCTCGAGGATTCCGCCCTTGATGTTCCTGCTCGGGTTGGCCCTGGTGTGTCTCTTAAAGAAGTTGATCCCTTCCACAATGGCCGTTCTTTCTTTCGGGAAGACTTTGAGAACCTTTCCCTGCTTCCCCCTTTCTTTTCCTGCTATGACCTTCACCGTATCGTTCTTTCTTATCTTGAGTATCATTCTGAATCCCTCATAAAACTTCGGGCGCAAGGGAGACAATTTTCATGAACTTTCGCTCTCTCAATTCTCTTGCCACCGGTCCGAAGACTCTCGTTCCGACGGGTTCCAGCGCCTCGTTGATGAGAACAGCCGCATTGCCGTCAAATCGGATATATGTGCCGTCTTTCCTTCTGTGCTCTTTGTTCGTCCTGACGATGACGGCTTTCACGACGGCTCCCTTCTTAATTGTCCCGTCTGGAGTCGCCTCTTGAACTGAAGCCGTGATCACATCGCCCAGATGTCCGTACTGGCCGGATGAACCTCCGAGGACTCCTATACATCTAATCTTCCTGGCACCTGAATTATCGGCAACATCAAGAATGGTTCGCATCTGAATCATAGGTTACTCCGCTCGCATAATGATCATCCTTGCTGTGGTTCCTGAACGTCTTCGGTCAACTCATCCTTCAACGGGCCAGCTTCGACGACCGTACCCCTCTCTAGGACCCTTCGGACTCTCCACCTCTTTTTACGGCTCAGAGGTCGGCTTTCAACGATCTCCACCTTATCGCCCATCTTGCATTCGTTCCGTTCATCGTGAGCCATGAGTTTGGCTCGCTTTCTGATATATTTCTGGTAAAGATGGTGCTTGGTCAGCCTGTCAACCTGCACGATGACACTCTTATCCATCTTATCGCCAACGACGATGCCGATCTTAACGGCAGCTCTTCCTCTCTTGTGTCCTATCATGTTCAAACCCTTTATTCCTTCTTCTCTTCATGTAGAGCCAGCTCCCTTTCCCGCAGCAATGTCTTGACCTTTGCGACTTCTTTTCTGACCACTCTTATCTTCTGAGGTTTCTCGATCTGCCCCGTGGCCAGTTGAAAGCGGAGCTTGAAGAGCTGATTGGTTAGTTCCTTCTCTTCCTTTTTCAACTCATCCGTTGTCATCTCTCTTAGTTTTGCCGCTTTCCTTAATGGCATGTCATGACTCCTGAATCTTTAAACATGTCTTTTCGCAAATCTTGTCCTGATGGGAAGTTTGTTGGCGGCAAGCCGCAGTGCTTCCCTCGCCGTGCCTTCGTCTATCCCTTCCATCTCGAAGAGGATCTTCCCCGGTTTCACCACGGCCACCCATCCTTCCGGCGCTCCTTTTCCCTTGCCCATCCTGGTCTCCGCAGGTTTTTTGGTGATAGGCTTATCGGGGAAGATTCTTACCCAGATCTTTCCCCCTCTCCTGACGAACCTGGTCATGGCGATACGGCTTGCCTCGATCTGGCGGCTCATTATCCATCCGGCTTCGAGAGCCTTCAAACCATAGTCCCCGAAATTCAGAGAACTTCCCCTGAAGGCTTTCCCTCTTCTTCTTCCTCTCTGCTGCTTTCTGTACTTTACCTTGCTTGGCATCAACATGTTTCCATCACTCCTGAAGATCTA is part of the Acidobacteriota bacterium genome and harbors:
- the rpsH gene encoding 30S ribosomal protein S8: MTMTDPIADLLTRIRNGLKARHEKVVIPSSKMKIEIVKILKEEGYIENFKIVDDGKQGLIEVFLKYFSDGKPVISGIERISRPGRRVYFGKDDVPRVLGGYGITIVSTSRGLMTGKQSRAKGYGGEILCNVW
- a CDS encoding type Z 30S ribosomal protein S14 — translated: MATTAMIAKQQKKPKFKVRKYNRCKICGRPRGYLRKFQICRICFRKLALEGALPGVIKSSW
- the rplE gene encoding 50S ribosomal protein L5, with protein sequence MARLKELYFKEVVPALKKQFGYTNVMAVPHLSKIVINMGVGEAIQDIKVLDGAMEEVALIVGQKPCLKRARKSIANFKLRVGMPIACMVTLRGDRMYEFFDRLVNLALPRVRDFRGTSTKAFDGRGNYTLGLKDQLIFPEISYGKVSKAKGMNVSIVTTAKTDEEAKALLQQLGMPFRKA
- the rplX gene encoding 50S ribosomal protein L24; translation: MILKIRKNDTVKVIAGKERGKQGKVLKVFPKERTAIVEGINFFKRHTRANPSRNIKGGILEKEGPIHISNLMVICSECGKVVRVGHRILDDGKKIRICRKCGGMIGK
- the rplN gene encoding 50S ribosomal protein L14 — encoded protein: MIQMRTILDVADNSGARKIRCIGVLGGSSGQYGHLGDVITASVQEATPDGTIKKGAVVKAVIVRTNKEHRRKDGTYIRFDGNAAVLINEALEPVGTRVFGPVARELRERKFMKIVSLAPEVL
- the rpsQ gene encoding 30S ribosomal protein S17; this translates as MIGHKRGRAAVKIGIVVGDKMDKSVIVQVDRLTKHHLYQKYIRKRAKLMAHDERNECKMGDKVEIVESRPLSRKKRWRVRRVLERGTVVEAGPLKDELTEDVQEPQQG
- the rpmC gene encoding 50S ribosomal protein L29 — translated: MPLRKAAKLREMTTDELKKEEKELTNQLFKLRFQLATGQIEKPQKIRVVRKEVAKVKTLLRERELALHEEKKE
- the rplP gene encoding 50S ribosomal protein L16, encoding MLMPSKVKYRKQQRGRRRGKAFRGSSLNFGDYGLKALEAGWIMSRQIEASRIAMTRFVRRGGKIWVRIFPDKPITKKPAETRMGKGKGAPEGWVAVVKPGKILFEMEGIDEGTAREALRLAANKLPIRTRFAKRHV